In Zalophus californianus isolate mZalCal1 chromosome 17, mZalCal1.pri.v2, whole genome shotgun sequence, one DNA window encodes the following:
- the DPRX gene encoding divergent paired-related homeobox, translating into MAGTGDLPKGKDQKHSQRKRTMFTEKQLADLEFLFSKNPYPAPSLQKEMASKLEIHPTVLQVWFKNHRAKVKKAKQQQLAGAEVKARSSKRHTDAAPGAPDGAYPASLVYTDHPIPSFQLSICSNFKALSDHPSGHKIVHFGCCRDPNIYSLCPITESQILSTSFTANSLGSSSPQRT; encoded by the exons ATGGCAGGCACAGGGGACCTTCCTAAAG gaAAGGATCAGAAACATTCACAAAGGAAACGAACCATGTTCACTGAGAAACAACTGGCAGATTTAGAATTCTTGTTCAGCAAGAACCCATACCCCGCTCCCAGCCTTCAGAAAGAAATGGCCTCGAAACTGGAGATACATCCCACCGTACTGCAG GTTTGGTTCAAGAACCACAGAGCAAAAGTCAAGAAAGCCAAACAACAGCAATTAGCTGGGGCGGAAGTCAAGGCCCGCTCTTCCAAGAGACACACGGATGCCGCTCCAGGAGCCCCCGATGGTGCCTACCCTGCTTCCCTAGTTTATACAGATCACCCCATACCTTCCTTCCAACTCAGCATATGCTCCAATTTTAAGGCTCTCTCAGACCATCCTTCTGGCCACAAAATAGTCCATTTCGGCTGCTGCCGAGATCCTAACATCTACTCCCTATGTCCCATTACGGAATCCCAAATTCTTTCCACAAGCTTCACTGCTAATTCTTTGGGTTCTTCATCTCCACAAAGAACTTAG